One genomic segment of Candidatus Neomarinimicrobiota bacterium includes these proteins:
- a CDS encoding PLP-dependent aspartate aminotransferase family protein, translated as MSLDLKGKGINTRVTHAGKNPDSVHGSVGVPIYQTSTFKFRDADHGARCFSGEEKGYIYTRIGNPTINTFEEAVTELEHGFGGIATASGMAAVSAVYMTYMSAGAHMVGTDAVYGSSRMVMENEFSRFGVEHSFVDTANLDEVRKAMRSNTKLLYIETPANPTIKLTDIAACAEIAHEHGAVLVVDNTFMSPILQNPLALGADVVLHSITKYINGHTDVVGGVLIAKTEQEFARMKAVINNTGGTMDPHQSWLVLRGMRTLSLRVKRGEENAQKLAEYLEAHPKIDWVRYPGLVSHPQHDLAKQQMNGFGSMISFGVKGGVESGKTVLNNVKIPQLAVSLGGYESLIQHPASMTHHNIPEAERIEAGITDGLMRIAVGTEDLVDLQADLEQALALI; from the coding sequence ATGAGTTTAGATTTAAAAGGCAAGGGCATTAATACACGCGTCACCCACGCAGGCAAAAATCCTGATTCTGTTCATGGGAGTGTTGGGGTACCAATTTATCAGACCTCCACTTTCAAGTTTCGCGATGCTGATCACGGTGCCCGTTGTTTCAGTGGTGAAGAAAAGGGTTACATCTATACCCGTATCGGAAACCCTACCATCAATACTTTTGAAGAAGCCGTGACAGAACTCGAGCATGGGTTTGGTGGTATTGCAACTGCATCTGGTATGGCAGCAGTAAGTGCCGTGTACATGACATATATGAGTGCTGGAGCCCACATGGTGGGAACTGATGCTGTTTATGGATCTTCCCGCATGGTCATGGAAAACGAGTTTAGCCGCTTTGGTGTGGAGCATTCATTTGTTGATACCGCCAACCTGGATGAGGTCCGGAAAGCCATGCGCTCCAACACCAAGTTGCTTTATATCGAAACACCTGCAAACCCCACCATCAAGCTAACTGATATTGCAGCCTGTGCTGAAATTGCCCACGAACATGGGGCTGTCCTGGTGGTTGATAACACCTTTATGAGTCCCATCTTACAAAACCCGCTGGCGTTGGGTGCTGATGTGGTTCTTCATAGTATTACCAAATATATCAATGGACATACTGATGTTGTTGGTGGCGTTCTCATTGCTAAAACTGAGCAGGAGTTCGCTCGAATGAAGGCTGTAATCAACAATACAGGTGGAACGATGGATCCTCACCAAAGCTGGTTGGTTCTGCGGGGTATGCGCACTTTATCCTTGCGGGTTAAGCGGGGAGAAGAAAATGCTCAGAAACTGGCAGAATATCTGGAAGCTCATCCAAAAATTGATTGGGTACGCTACCCTGGATTAGTGTCTCATCCGCAACATGATCTTGCCAAACAACAGATGAATGGCTTTGGCTCCATGATCAGTTTTGGGGTTAAGGGTGGTGTTGAAAGTGGAAAAACCGTTCTAAATAATGTCAAAATCCCCCAACTTGCAGTTTCACTGGGAGGCTACGAATCACTCATACAACACCCAGCCTCCATGACACATCACAATATACCCGAAGCAGAGCGTATTGAAGCTGGTATTACAGATGGTTTGATGCGTATTGCAGTAGGGACTGAGGATCTCGTCGATCTTCAGGCTGATCTGGAACAGGCTTTAGCCTTGATATAA
- a CDS encoding HD domain-containing phosphohydrolase, with amino-acid sequence MSNKSFINRDDVKKHLAKVDPNVLSYIEQCEIQIDKLTEIGYQLSSERHLPTLLNSIIEEGMRITNADGGTLYLTTEDDRLAFEIMKTKSLGTDMGGISDIKIPDFIYPVKLYMENGEPNHHMISAHVGVTGETLNIPDAYENEVFDFSGTKAFDSKNSYRSKSFLCIAMTNHENDIIGVLQLINATDSNSKEIIAFSEDMQKLIESLAGQAAVAITTVRLIEGLKNLLESFIQLIADAIDEKSPYTGGHCSRVPALAIMLAEKVNQVQKGIFADVNFSKDDMDELRIAAWLHDVGKITTPEYVVDKATKLETIYDRIHELDTRFEVLKRDVEIEYLTALTIGTDKRADLKAKKSARLAQLDDDQKFLRICNAGGEFMAGDKQDRVKSIAKYRIVLNGKEQDLLSEEWVMNLNISKGTLNDAERNKINDHIVVTIDMLEKLPFPKHLKRVPEFAGGHHETMIGTGYPKGLNKDQMSIQARIMGIADIFEALTASDRPYKKGKTLSEAMRIMGFFKADQHIDADLFDIFLSEGVFQEYADEYLDAKYIDVVDVQKYLDIQPKPVKV; translated from the coding sequence ATGAGCAACAAATCCTTCATAAATCGAGATGATGTCAAAAAACACTTGGCTAAAGTTGATCCCAATGTTTTGAGCTATATCGAGCAGTGTGAGATTCAGATCGACAAACTGACTGAAATCGGCTATCAGCTTTCATCAGAACGACACCTGCCAACCCTGCTTAATTCGATCATAGAAGAAGGAATGCGAATCACCAACGCTGATGGTGGAACTTTATATCTTACTACAGAAGATGATCGGCTGGCCTTTGAGATTATGAAAACCAAATCTTTGGGAACCGATATGGGTGGAATCAGCGATATTAAAATCCCTGATTTCATTTATCCGGTTAAGCTATATATGGAAAATGGTGAACCAAATCACCACATGATTTCCGCCCATGTTGGAGTAACTGGTGAAACTTTGAATATTCCGGATGCCTATGAAAATGAGGTTTTCGATTTTTCTGGCACCAAGGCTTTTGATTCAAAAAACAGCTATCGGTCAAAATCTTTCTTGTGTATAGCCATGACCAACCATGAAAATGACATCATTGGTGTTTTGCAGTTGATCAATGCTACCGATTCAAATTCCAAGGAGATCATCGCTTTCTCGGAGGATATGCAAAAACTAATCGAATCATTGGCCGGTCAGGCGGCGGTGGCCATCACCACGGTTCGTTTGATCGAGGGGCTGAAAAACCTGTTAGAATCATTCATCCAACTGATCGCTGATGCCATTGATGAAAAATCGCCCTACACAGGTGGTCACTGTTCCAGAGTACCGGCCCTGGCCATTATGCTGGCCGAAAAGGTCAACCAGGTCCAGAAGGGAATTTTTGCAGATGTAAATTTTTCTAAAGACGATATGGATGAATTAAGGATCGCTGCCTGGCTCCACGATGTGGGAAAAATCACGACTCCGGAGTACGTGGTGGACAAAGCCACAAAACTGGAAACCATCTATGATCGGATCCATGAACTGGATACCCGTTTTGAAGTTCTCAAGCGAGATGTTGAGATCGAATATCTCACTGCTCTGACCATCGGTACCGATAAACGAGCAGACCTAAAAGCGAAAAAAAGTGCCAGACTGGCTCAACTTGATGATGACCAGAAATTTCTGCGGATCTGCAATGCAGGCGGAGAATTCATGGCTGGTGACAAACAGGATCGAGTGAAGAGTATCGCCAAATACAGGATCGTTTTAAATGGTAAGGAACAAGATCTGCTAAGCGAAGAATGGGTCATGAATCTGAATATTTCCAAGGGAACCCTGAATGATGCTGAGCGAAACAAGATCAACGATCACATTGTCGTTACCATTGATATGCTTGAGAAACTACCTTTTCCAAAGCACCTGAAACGCGTACCTGAATTTGCTGGTGGTCACCACGAGACCATGATCGGAACCGGATATCCCAAGGGGTTGAATAAAGATCAGATGTCCATTCAAGCTCGTATAATGGGTATTGCCGATATCTTTGAGGCCTTGACGGCCAGCGACCGACCCTATAAAAAAGGGAAAACCCTGTCAGAAGCCATGCGGATCATGGGCTTTTTCAAGGCGGATCAACATATTGATGCAGACCTGTTCGATATTTTTCTTTCTGAGGGTGTTTTTCAAGAATATGCTGATGAATATTTGGATGCCAAATATATCGATGTGGTTGATGTTCAGAAGTACCTGGATATTCAACCAAAACCAGTGAAAGTATAG
- a CDS encoding Lrp/AsnC family transcriptional regulator produces the protein MNIDKTDEKILSILQYNGRISNAELARQIKMSPPPTLERVKKLERNGVIQSYVALVDPVELGLTCFTFVEVTLERHGREGVERFMAAITKLDEVMECHHITGGADFLLKVASQDIPDYENFVLHKLTALPEVQHLKTMVVLSTLKHETRLPVYTSRENS, from the coding sequence ATGAACATTGACAAAACAGATGAAAAGATATTATCCATTCTGCAATACAATGGCCGGATATCAAATGCTGAACTAGCAAGACAGATCAAAATGTCGCCGCCGCCTACTTTGGAACGCGTGAAAAAGCTGGAACGCAATGGTGTCATACAGAGTTATGTTGCTCTGGTTGATCCAGTCGAACTCGGTCTGACCTGTTTCACTTTTGTTGAGGTAACGCTCGAACGACATGGTCGAGAAGGGGTGGAGCGCTTTATGGCGGCTATTACCAAGCTGGATGAAGTAATGGAATGTCATCACATCACCGGTGGCGCTGATTTTTTACTTAAAGTTGCCAGTCAGGATATCCCGGATTACGAAAACTTCGTTCTGCATAAGCTCACTGCCCTGCCAGAAGTTCAACACTTAAAAACCATGGTTGTACTTTCAACCCTGAAACATGAAACCCGATTGCCCGTTTACACATCCAGGGAAAACAGCTAG
- a CDS encoding PhoH family protein encodes MKKTLVLDTNVILHDSDCLSHFEDNDIVLPMAVLEELDHFKKGNDVLNYHARAFVRAIDQLAADKIFDGGVNLGKKRGIFRVEINSVSEDLAGVFSEDITDHRIIYTAYELAKKEKQRVVLVSKDVNLRMKAKAVGLEAQDYFTDKVAKIDELYTGKSTLEYIDSSLIDRLYKAPFEIPFNEIGIENTPAPWHHYILKNDQKSALGVYNPNQDLLQRLDKREAHGILPRNAEQLFALDILTNDDIPLVSITGKAGTGKTLLALAAAMEKRRSYRQIYIARPIVPLSNKDIGFLPGDIKSKIDPYLQPLWDNLKVIQNQYLNNNSEFEKINKLVEEEKIVIAPLTYIRGRSLQKIFFIVDEAQNLTPHEIKTIITRAGEGTKVVFTGDIFQIDHPFLDSQSNGLSYLIDRFKGQRLYAHMNLEKGERSALAELASNLL; translated from the coding sequence ATGAAAAAGACTCTTGTATTGGACACCAACGTCATTCTTCATGACAGTGACTGTCTCTCTCATTTTGAAGATAATGATATCGTTCTCCCCATGGCAGTACTGGAGGAACTCGATCATTTTAAAAAGGGTAATGATGTTCTCAATTACCATGCTCGTGCTTTTGTGAGAGCCATCGATCAACTAGCTGCTGATAAAATTTTCGATGGAGGGGTTAATCTTGGTAAAAAGCGGGGCATTTTTCGAGTAGAGATCAACTCTGTTAGCGAAGATCTCGCCGGGGTTTTCTCTGAAGATATAACCGACCACCGCATCATATATACGGCTTACGAATTGGCTAAAAAAGAAAAACAGCGGGTCGTATTGGTCAGCAAAGATGTCAATCTGAGGATGAAGGCCAAGGCTGTGGGCTTGGAGGCTCAGGATTATTTCACGGACAAAGTGGCTAAAATTGATGAGCTTTACACAGGGAAATCAACCCTTGAGTATATAGATTCTTCACTGATCGACAGGCTCTATAAAGCCCCCTTTGAGATACCTTTCAACGAAATTGGTATTGAGAACACTCCAGCACCCTGGCATCATTATATTCTTAAAAATGATCAGAAATCTGCCCTGGGAGTCTATAACCCAAACCAGGATCTGCTGCAGCGACTGGACAAACGGGAGGCTCATGGAATCCTGCCTCGCAATGCAGAGCAGCTTTTTGCTTTGGACATTTTGACCAATGATGATATTCCACTGGTCTCAATTACCGGGAAGGCCGGCACGGGAAAAACATTACTGGCTCTGGCAGCCGCCATGGAAAAAAGACGTTCTTATCGCCAGATCTATATTGCCCGACCGATTGTTCCACTTAGCAATAAAGATATTGGTTTTCTGCCGGGAGACATCAAATCCAAGATCGATCCCTATCTACAGCCTCTCTGGGACAATCTTAAAGTGATCCAGAATCAGTATCTCAATAACAATTCAGAGTTTGAAAAAATCAACAAACTGGTAGAAGAGGAAAAGATCGTCATCGCACCCCTGACCTATATCCGTGGTCGCAGTCTCCAAAAAATCTTCTTTATTGTGGATGAGGCCCAGAATTTGACCCCTCATGAGATCAAGACCATCATCACTCGGGCTGGAGAGGGAACTAAAGTGGTTTTTACCGGAGATATTTTCCAGATCGACCATCCCTTTCTGGACAGTCAATCCAATGGGTTATCCTATTTGATCGATCGTTTTAAAGGTCAACGACTCTACGCCCACATGAATTTGGAAAAAGGAGAGCGATCTGCCCTGGCTGAGTTGGCTTCTAATTTACTTTAA
- a CDS encoding homoserine dehydrogenase has translation MIKHRIALVGFGTVAQGLCHILHKKRTELLEQHDFDFKIVSVTTRSRGTMYHSQGLNLSDLLELALSKSAFSDHLQDWNTETMIRQSNATVVVELSTTDLNSGEPAISHCKAAFETGKHIVTGNKGPAALAYSELKLMANQNNCHFLNEATVLSGTPVFSLVQKSLVGNHIHKIRGILNGTTNFILSEMEAEATYSQALDVAETMGYLEADKAADIEGHDAQAKLTILANILMGLPLHLKDVKRSGIEPITVEAIQAAKQQHERWKLIATINVSGDAVHAEVKPEKVPFSDPLSQVMGTANAITFSTDLLGEVTIAGPGAGSIETGYSILSDLLTINRGNVS, from the coding sequence ATGATTAAACACCGGATAGCCTTGGTTGGCTTTGGAACTGTTGCCCAGGGATTATGCCATATTCTTCATAAAAAACGGACTGAGCTGCTGGAGCAACATGACTTTGATTTTAAGATCGTTTCCGTCACTACCCGCTCCCGGGGAACCATGTACCATTCACAGGGTCTCAACCTGTCTGACCTATTAGAACTGGCTCTATCAAAATCAGCCTTTTCTGATCACTTACAGGACTGGAATACCGAAACAATGATCAGACAATCAAATGCTACTGTTGTGGTGGAACTCAGTACGACGGATCTGAATTCCGGTGAACCTGCTATAAGCCACTGTAAAGCTGCTTTTGAAACAGGCAAGCATATCGTTACCGGGAATAAAGGGCCGGCAGCCCTGGCGTATTCAGAATTAAAGCTCATGGCCAACCAGAATAATTGTCACTTCCTGAACGAAGCCACTGTTCTGAGCGGGACACCCGTATTCAGTTTGGTTCAAAAATCGCTGGTAGGAAACCACATTCATAAGATCCGGGGTATTTTGAATGGAACTACTAATTTTATTCTCAGCGAAATGGAAGCTGAGGCCACCTACTCCCAGGCTCTTGACGTAGCTGAGACCATGGGCTATCTGGAGGCAGATAAAGCAGCCGATATTGAAGGCCATGATGCTCAAGCTAAACTGACGATCCTGGCCAATATTCTCATGGGTCTTCCACTACACTTGAAGGATGTCAAGCGCAGCGGTATCGAACCCATTACAGTTGAAGCCATCCAGGCCGCCAAACAACAGCATGAACGCTGGAAACTGATTGCCACCATAAATGTAAGCGGTGATGCAGTTCACGCTGAAGTAAAACCGGAAAAAGTGCCTTTTAGCGATCCTTTATCCCAGGTTATGGGAACAGCCAACGCCATTACCTTTTCTACGGATCTTCTGGGCGAGGTTACCATTGCCGGCCCTGGTGCCGGAAGTATCGAAACCGGTTATTCAATTTTATCAGATCTTTTAACAATAAATAGAGGGAATGTATCATGA
- a CDS encoding arsenate reductase ArsC has product MKTKLLFLCTGNSCRSQIAEGLLRHLAGDQFEVFSAGVEPSRVHPMSILVMQEVGIDISDQHSDDVLDYLNAGIDIVISVCDHAAQTCPAFPGSVERIHWSVKDPYHGWDMDESKLPDYRRTRDDLKARIRDFLITQER; this is encoded by the coding sequence TTGAAAACAAAATTACTTTTTCTTTGCACAGGGAATTCGTGTCGCTCACAGATCGCCGAAGGATTATTGCGCCATTTGGCTGGTGATCAATTCGAGGTCTTTTCTGCCGGCGTGGAGCCTAGCCGGGTGCACCCCATGTCTATTCTGGTGATGCAGGAAGTAGGAATCGACATAAGCGATCAACACTCGGATGATGTATTGGATTATCTGAATGCCGGTATTGATATTGTCATTTCGGTTTGCGATCACGCCGCTCAGACCTGTCCGGCCTTTCCCGGGAGCGTAGAACGGATTCACTGGAGTGTGAAGGACCCCTATCACGGGTGGGATATGGATGAATCAAAGCTGCCGGACTATCGTCGAACTAGAGATGATTTAAAAGCCCGAATCCGGGATTTTCTTATCACTCAAGAACGCTGA
- a CDS encoding transglutaminase domain-containing protein has product MKRRLYLILLVTLWVALSGRLVYNRYFQGGSTAYLSLETGLRELPSESEWMNIYLDGRKMGHTVYSIENKGSAGYSIKSSTHLNVVFGGLESEIHLENKAVMDTMFRLNGFSFWMNSDQYSTYIVGDKEGTEMSLSIIQGRDTSYSKIEVPEDLYTYTAIQPMVASKGILEGETIRVPAYDPMSNEMADVTISHEGKELQKIAGEKLILNKLRIEFKGIPSIMWLDDNGITYKEETIMGMTMERTTPELALSRIESAEVDLLNGFAVVPTHPIYRPGRLNELILEIEGIPVEVLSGLNSERQKLINIDPVKLRLTPTSTMVAPKTIQSYLRPSEMIQSEHAQIKEQVSKILKQKSPTQNVGKVFTKWVFEYLEKRPVASISGAVDILNTGVGDCTEHTTLYTALSRAAGIPTKVHIGLVYVQGRFLFHAWPVIAIDGEWVDVDPSLNQYPADVTHIALLEGDFENLTNLIPLLGNIKIKVQEQRY; this is encoded by the coding sequence ATGAAACGTCGACTATATCTTATTTTACTGGTCACGCTTTGGGTGGCTCTATCCGGGCGACTTGTCTATAATCGCTATTTTCAGGGTGGATCCACAGCCTATCTCTCCCTGGAAACCGGCCTGAGAGAATTACCCAGTGAATCAGAATGGATGAACATTTACCTTGATGGTCGCAAAATGGGTCACACGGTCTATTCCATAGAGAATAAAGGTTCTGCGGGCTACAGTATCAAAAGTTCCACTCACCTTAACGTGGTTTTTGGAGGCTTGGAATCCGAGATACACTTGGAGAATAAAGCGGTAATGGATACCATGTTTCGCTTGAACGGTTTTAGTTTCTGGATGAATTCGGATCAATATTCCACTTATATCGTCGGTGATAAAGAGGGTACGGAGATGTCTCTAAGCATCATTCAGGGACGAGACACCAGCTATTCCAAGATCGAGGTTCCTGAAGACCTGTACACCTATACAGCTATTCAACCCATGGTGGCCAGTAAAGGCATTCTTGAGGGAGAGACAATTCGGGTTCCGGCCTATGACCCCATGTCAAATGAAATGGCCGATGTGACCATAAGCCATGAAGGCAAAGAGCTGCAGAAGATCGCCGGAGAGAAACTGATTCTGAACAAGCTACGTATCGAATTTAAAGGGATCCCATCCATTATGTGGCTGGATGACAATGGAATTACCTATAAAGAAGAGACCATCATGGGGATGACCATGGAACGCACTACCCCTGAATTGGCTCTGTCCCGGATCGAATCAGCTGAAGTTGATCTGCTAAATGGCTTCGCAGTGGTCCCGACCCATCCAATCTATAGGCCAGGTCGTTTAAACGAGTTGATCCTTGAAATAGAAGGAATTCCAGTTGAGGTTTTGTCGGGACTGAATTCGGAGCGACAGAAACTAATAAATATAGATCCGGTCAAATTACGGTTAACGCCAACCAGCACGATGGTGGCCCCCAAAACTATCCAGAGCTATTTAAGGCCATCTGAAATGATCCAAAGTGAGCACGCCCAGATCAAGGAACAGGTCAGCAAGATCCTGAAACAGAAAAGCCCAACTCAAAATGTAGGTAAAGTTTTCACCAAATGGGTTTTTGAATATCTGGAGAAACGACCGGTGGCCAGTATTTCAGGTGCTGTTGATATTCTGAACACAGGAGTGGGTGACTGTACCGAACACACAACCCTGTACACAGCCCTAAGTCGAGCCGCCGGCATCCCGACAAAAGTGCATATCGGCCTGGTGTACGTGCAGGGTCGTTTCCTATTCCATGCCTGGCCTGTAATCGCCATTGACGGTGAGTGGGTGGATGTGGATCCCAGTTTAAATCAATATCCGGCAGATGTGACTCACATAGCTTTACTGGAAGGAGATTTCGAGAATCTGACAAATCTTATTCCACTCCTGGGGAATATTAAGATCAAGGTGCAGGAGCAAAGATACTAG
- a CDS encoding PH domain-containing protein has product MELKPNSRLLMRREIYTLLTITIVVILGSLIIQALVVNLDNEVTNVEFVQYVWSWVAGGLITLWVFAPWLFYLWIINLKYSIEDERVVVHKGIITKKSVSIPYSAITDFTLSRSLYERWLGIGTLMIQTAGQSPQGGSQEGKLEGLTEFDSLHTTLRAKVKAYRGSQQPEKMQTTDVQSGDVEVLQSILEEVKRIGRKLG; this is encoded by the coding sequence ATGGAGCTAAAACCCAATAGCCGTTTGCTAATGCGGCGTGAGATCTACACTTTATTGACAATCACAATAGTGGTGATCCTGGGATCTTTGATTATTCAGGCACTGGTTGTAAATCTGGATAACGAAGTCACGAATGTAGAATTTGTCCAATATGTCTGGTCATGGGTGGCTGGCGGTCTCATAACATTATGGGTTTTTGCCCCATGGTTATTTTATCTCTGGATCATCAATTTAAAGTATTCTATTGAGGACGAACGCGTGGTCGTTCATAAGGGAATCATTACCAAGAAGAGTGTTAGTATTCCCTATTCTGCCATTACAGACTTTACGCTAAGTCGGTCACTTTATGAACGTTGGCTGGGGATCGGAACCCTCATGATCCAAACGGCTGGACAAAGTCCCCAGGGCGGAAGCCAGGAAGGCAAACTGGAGGGTTTAACCGAGTTTGATTCTCTGCACACAACCCTAAGAGCTAAAGTCAAGGCTTATCGGGGTTCTCAACAACCAGAAAAAATGCAAACTACTGACGTTCAGTCAGGCGATGTGGAAGTTTTACAATCAATTCTGGAAGAAGTTAAGCGGATCGGTCGTAAACTGGGTTAG
- a CDS encoding oligopeptide/dipeptide ABC transporter ATP-binding protein — MSKNRLVDVKNLSVHFPVHGGVFSKRIASVKAVDGISFSIDRKQIVGMVGESGCGKTTVGRAMINILRYVAPDVEIGGSIEYHFGDEIVDFAKLSSNQVRKYRSKVQMIFQDPYASLNPRMTVAQIISEPLQLHTDMNNKEQTEKVGWLLDKVGLQPEQASRFPHEFSGGQRQRVGIARALATNPDLIICDEPVSALDVSIQAQVINLMMDLQDEFDVSYLFIAHDLSVVEHISDKIAVMYLGDMVEYGNAQDVYHHPRHPYSKALLSAVPLPDPSRKNRDRIVLKGDVPTPLNKPSGCAFRTRCPIAESSCSEIKPVFEEHARDHFVACPVVKQ, encoded by the coding sequence ATGAGTAAGAATAGGCTCGTAGATGTCAAAAACCTATCGGTGCATTTTCCCGTTCATGGAGGAGTTTTCTCTAAACGGATTGCTTCAGTTAAAGCGGTAGACGGAATCTCTTTCAGTATCGATCGTAAACAGATTGTGGGCATGGTAGGCGAATCAGGTTGTGGAAAAACCACCGTCGGCCGGGCCATGATTAATATTCTCAGATATGTTGCTCCAGACGTCGAAATTGGCGGAAGCATTGAATACCACTTTGGTGATGAAATTGTTGATTTTGCAAAACTAAGTTCTAACCAGGTGCGTAAGTATCGCTCAAAAGTCCAAATGATCTTTCAGGATCCTTATGCATCGCTGAATCCGCGGATGACAGTGGCACAAATCATTAGTGAGCCCCTGCAATTGCATACAGATATGAACAATAAAGAGCAGACTGAAAAAGTGGGCTGGTTGTTGGATAAGGTGGGCTTGCAACCGGAACAAGCCAGTCGTTTTCCCCATGAATTTTCTGGTGGACAACGGCAGCGAGTAGGTATTGCCCGGGCTTTGGCCACTAATCCAGACCTGATTATTTGTGATGAGCCAGTGTCAGCCCTGGATGTATCGATTCAGGCTCAGGTTATCAATCTGATGATGGACCTTCAAGATGAATTTGATGTATCCTATCTGTTTATTGCTCACGATCTATCAGTGGTGGAGCATATCTCAGACAAGATCGCAGTGATGTATCTGGGTGATATGGTTGAATATGGAAATGCCCAGGATGTTTATCATCATCCACGACATCCCTACAGCAAAGCCCTCTTGTCAGCGGTACCTCTGCCTGATCCGTCCCGCAAGAACCGTGATCGGATCGTGTTGAAAGGGGACGTTCCAACACCCCTGAACAAACCCAGTGGTTGCGCCTTTAGAACACGCTGTCCCATCGCTGAATCCTCATGCTCTGAGATAAAACCGGTTTTTGAGGAGCATGCCAGGGACCATTTTGTGGCGTGTCCAGTAGTTAAGCAATAA
- a CDS encoding CsgG/HfaB family protein, which translates to MKRAYLSRLVLIIIVSIAALPVWAGEEPLKSIAVLEFEAKGVSKLEASTLTDRFRSELVQTKVFLQIERNKIEQIFKEQKLQMSGTVSEDKLVEIGELLGAELLVIGSIGKLASTYTIDLRLVEVESGEIIASYFKDYRGEVDGLLGLFRIIAGEIAGKELLAPVPPLAVLTPVISEAMNTSIITNMMAAQIKAREDADADFSKFNWGVGGTATGTAGGFLLGPMGGLLATGVVAGAGYMKEAAPPLDRISALGSTDSQLQQVYIQAYKEQMKKKRTKWGAGSSSLGCCIGSVIAVMILTSTTTY; encoded by the coding sequence GTGAAACGTGCATATTTATCAAGATTGGTGCTGATTATAATTGTTAGTATTGCAGCGCTACCAGTTTGGGCCGGAGAAGAACCATTAAAGTCAATTGCAGTCCTGGAGTTTGAAGCCAAAGGTGTTTCCAAATTGGAAGCCTCAACGTTAACCGATCGGTTTCGTTCAGAACTGGTCCAAACCAAAGTTTTTCTGCAGATCGAACGCAATAAGATCGAACAGATATTCAAGGAACAAAAGCTGCAGATGTCGGGAACGGTCAGCGAAGATAAACTGGTGGAAATTGGCGAATTGCTGGGGGCTGAGTTATTGGTCATTGGTTCCATCGGTAAACTGGCATCCACCTATACCATAGACCTGAGGTTGGTTGAGGTAGAATCCGGTGAGATCATTGCCTCATACTTTAAGGATTATCGCGGTGAGGTTGATGGGTTATTGGGCTTGTTCAGGATTATTGCCGGTGAGATCGCCGGTAAGGAATTGTTAGCACCGGTTCCACCTCTAGCTGTCCTGACCCCGGTTATTTCAGAAGCGATGAACACCAGTATAATTACCAATATGATGGCAGCTCAAATTAAAGCCAGAGAAGATGCCGATGCTGATTTTTCAAAGTTTAACTGGGGTGTTGGCGGGACGGCTACAGGAACAGCTGGTGGGTTTTTGCTGGGGCCTATGGGGGGATTATTGGCAACTGGAGTGGTTGCTGGAGCAGGTTATATGAAAGAAGCAGCTCCTCCGCTGGATCGTATAAGTGCCTTGGGATCAACAGATTCTCAGTTGCAGCAGGTCTATATTCAAGCCTACAAAGAGCAGATGAAAAAAAAGCGAACGAAATGGGGAGCCGGTAGCAGTAGTCTTGGGTGTTGTATCGGTTCTGTTATTGCCGTTATGATCTTGACCAGCACGACTACCTATTAA